The Humulus lupulus chromosome 3, drHumLupu1.1, whole genome shotgun sequence genome window below encodes:
- the LOC133824661 gene encoding uncharacterized protein LOC133824661, whose protein sequence is MDLDHALRDEQPAPLTKESTRDEKTDFERWDRSNRMSLMIMKHIILEAFWVTEFEGITKAKNFLEQIEERFAKNDKVEMTTLLGSLMTVKYKGQGNVREYIMEMHHIVSRLKTLKIELSNDVLVLMVLLMLPTQFNQFKISYNCQKEKWTLNELISHCVQEEERLKKDKTESAHLATASKDKGKKRKSKNEAAKGPAQKKQQKDS, encoded by the coding sequence ATGGATTTAGACCATGCATTAAGGGATGAACAACCTGCACCTCTCACTAAGGAAAGCACCCGTGATGAGAAAACAGATTTTGAGAGGTGGGATCGTTCAAATCGCATGAGTTTAATGATTATGAAACACATCATTCTAGAAGCCTTTTGGGTCACAGAATTCGAAGGGATTACTAAGGCCAAGAATTTCCTTGAACAAATTGAGGAACGTTTTGCGAAAAACGATAAGGTTGAAATGACAACACTTCTAGGTTCTTTGATGACCGTGAAGTATAAGGGTCAAGGAAATGTAagggagtacattatggaaatgCATCATATTGTCTCAAGACTTAAGACACTTAAGATCGAGCTTTCTAATGATGTGCTTGTGCTTATGGTTTTGTTAATGCTTCCTACAcagtttaaccaatttaaaattagttataACTGTCAAAAGGAGAAATGGACTCTCAATGAACTCATTTCTCACTGTgtgcaagaggaagaaaggttaaaaaaggacaaaactgAAAGTGCTCACTTAGCCACTGCCTCTAAGGATAAGGGCAAGAAAAGGAAATCTAAGAATGAAGCTGCTAAGGGTCCAgcccaaaagaaacaacaaaaGGATTCATAA